The following coding sequences lie in one Crassostrea angulata isolate pt1a10 chromosome 10, ASM2561291v2, whole genome shotgun sequence genomic window:
- the LOC128167791 gene encoding 60S ribosomal protein L18-like codes for MSKTNRPPLSVARLVRLMKRTGRDNKTAVVVGTVTDDLRLLDVPKLKLCALNVTERARARILKSGGQIITFDQLALKSPKGQNTVLMQGPRKSRKAFRHFGRAPGVPHSSTAPYVRSKGRKFEKGRGRRASRGYKV; via the exons ACCACCTCTGTCCGTTGCCAGACTG GTTCGTCTGATGAAGAGAACAGGCAGAGACAACAAAACTGCTGTGGTTGTTGGCACTGTGACTGATGATCTTCGACTTTTAGACGTTCCCAAGCTTAAG TTGTGTGCTCTCAATGTGACAGAGAGAGCCAGGGCTCGTATCCTGAAGTCTGGGGGACAGATCATCACTTTTGATCAGCTGGCTCTCAAGTCTCCCAAAGGACAAAATACAGTGCTGATGCAAG GACCCAGAAAGTCGCGCAAGGCCTTCAGACACTTTGGAAGAGCACCTGGTGTTCCACACAGTAGTACTGC ACCATACGTGCGCTCCAAGGGAAGGAAGTTTGAGAAGGGAAGAGGAAGGAGAGCAAGCAGAGGTTACAAGGTGTAA